From the genome of Halomonas sp. MCCC 1A13316, one region includes:
- the rpoE gene encoding RNA polymerase sigma factor RpoE, whose product MGNRETDQQLVERAQKGDTRAFDLLVKKYQHKIIGLIGRYIQDHAEVQDVAQEAFIKAYRALGKFRAESAFYTWMYRIAINTAKNHLVSRGRRPPGSDLDIADAEILDHSGRLADIETPESSLARDQLEAAVFEAIENLPDDLRTAITLRELDGLSYEDIANIMQCPVGTVRSRIFRAREAVDQHIQPLVATSRTRESLTE is encoded by the coding sequence ATGGGTAACCGGGAAACCGATCAACAGCTCGTGGAGCGTGCACAGAAGGGCGATACGCGTGCCTTCGATCTACTGGTCAAGAAATACCAGCACAAGATCATCGGGCTGATCGGACGCTATATACAGGATCATGCCGAAGTGCAGGACGTGGCCCAGGAAGCCTTCATCAAGGCCTATCGGGCATTGGGCAAGTTTCGCGCAGAAAGTGCCTTCTATACCTGGATGTACCGCATCGCCATCAATACGGCGAAGAATCATCTGGTATCGAGAGGGCGGCGGCCTCCCGGCAGCGATCTCGATATCGCCGATGCCGAGATCCTCGACCATAGTGGACGTCTGGCCGATATCGAGACACCCGAATCGTCGTTGGCTCGGGATCAGCTCGAGGCCGCCGTGTTCGAAGCAATCGAGAACCTTCCCGACGACCTGCGCACGGCAATCACCTTGCGCGAACTCGATGGGCTCTCCTATGAGGATATTGCCAACATCATGCAGTGCCCGGTGGGAACGGTGCGTTCACGTATCTTCCGTGCACGGGAGGCGGTGGACCAACACATTCAGCCACTGGTGGCGACGTCGCGGACCCGAGAATCGTTAACGGAGTGA
- a CDS encoding DegQ family serine endoprotease: MMSLTRQFSLWTLLLAVLLSWQSAFARDLPDFTELVEQAAPGVVNISTTRVVPDRSQAFEGFGGQEIPDIFRHFFGDRLPAPPGGPGRGGERQSLGSGFVISEDGYILTNAHVVEGADEILVRLNDRRELEAELIGADTQTDVALLKVDVTGLPTLNMGDSDQLQVGEWVAAIGSPFGFDHSVTAGIISAINRTLPRDAYVPFIQTDVAINPGNSGGPLFNLDGEVVGINSQIFTRSGGFMGLSFAIPINVAMDVANQLRDDGRVRRGWLGVMIQPVSRDLAESFGMDSPSGALIADLDPEGPAAQAGLQAGDIVLEVDGEEVERSRNLPRLIGRVDPGNDAELTVMRDGERQDITVTIGDWPDSEEPAQARSSESDAQARLGIAVAELDEAERERLGIDSGVLVRDIAPGGAAAEAGIMPGDVIVSLDHHAVEDAEQLRKLVDSMPTDRAVPVRLYREGRSLFVALRLARS, from the coding sequence ATGATGTCATTGACGCGACAGTTCTCTCTCTGGACGCTGCTGTTGGCCGTGCTGTTGTCGTGGCAGTCTGCCTTCGCCCGTGACCTTCCCGATTTCACTGAACTGGTCGAGCAGGCCGCCCCGGGTGTGGTCAATATCTCCACTACCCGGGTAGTACCGGATCGTTCGCAGGCTTTCGAGGGTTTCGGTGGACAGGAAATTCCCGATATCTTCAGGCACTTCTTCGGCGACCGCCTTCCGGCGCCTCCGGGCGGTCCCGGGCGAGGCGGAGAGCGGCAGTCGCTGGGGTCCGGATTCGTCATCAGCGAAGACGGCTACATCTTGACCAACGCCCATGTGGTGGAGGGTGCCGACGAGATACTCGTGCGCCTCAACGATCGCCGTGAACTCGAGGCCGAACTGATTGGAGCAGACACCCAGACCGATGTCGCACTGCTCAAGGTGGATGTCACGGGCCTGCCGACGCTGAACATGGGCGATTCCGATCAGCTTCAGGTGGGTGAGTGGGTGGCCGCCATCGGCTCCCCCTTCGGCTTCGACCACTCGGTGACCGCCGGTATCATCAGTGCCATCAACCGTACGCTACCGCGCGATGCCTACGTGCCCTTCATTCAAACCGACGTGGCGATCAACCCGGGCAACTCGGGAGGGCCGCTGTTCAACCTCGACGGTGAGGTGGTCGGCATCAATTCTCAGATATTCACCCGTAGCGGTGGTTTCATGGGGCTCTCTTTCGCGATTCCCATCAACGTGGCCATGGATGTCGCCAACCAGCTGCGGGATGACGGCCGAGTTCGTCGTGGCTGGCTCGGCGTAATGATCCAGCCGGTGTCACGCGACCTGGCCGAGTCATTCGGCATGGATAGCCCCAGTGGCGCCCTGATCGCCGATCTCGATCCGGAGGGACCGGCGGCTCAGGCAGGCCTGCAGGCGGGCGACATCGTGCTGGAGGTCGATGGCGAGGAGGTGGAGCGTTCGCGCAACCTGCCGCGACTCATCGGCCGGGTGGATCCTGGAAACGATGCCGAGCTGACTGTCATGCGCGATGGCGAGCGCCAGGACATCACAGTGACCATCGGCGACTGGCCCGACAGCGAGGAACCGGCTCAGGCGCGCTCCAGCGAGTCCGACGCCCAGGCGCGCCTGGGGATCGCCGTGGCCGAGCTCGATGAGGCCGAGCGCGAGCGACTTGGCATCGATAGCGGCGTGCTGGTGCGTGACATCGCTCCCGGTGGCGCGGCCGCCGAGGCCGGCATCATGCCGGGCGATGTGATCGTCAGCCTCGATCATCATGCGGTAGAGGATGCCGAGCAGTTGCGCAAGCTGGTCGACTCAATGCCCACCGATCGCGCCGTCCCCGTGCGTCTCTACCGTGAGGGGCGCTCCCTGTTCGTGGCGCTGCGCCTGGCACGCAGCTGA
- a CDS encoding 3-deoxy-7-phosphoheptulonate synthase translates to MSDQQVSNLNVLSQDVLITPEALKNEIPLSGIAERTVIEGRQTIQNILDGTDPRLLVVIGPCSIHDVDAALDYARRLRDLADKVQDSLYIVMRVYFEKPRTTVGWKGLINDPHLNGSFEIEEGLHIARKLLVDLSELGLPLATEALDPISPQYLQDCISWSAIGARTTESQTHREMSSGLSSPVGFKNGTDGSLDVAINALQSVSHPHNFLGINQSGQVAIIRTRGNAYAHVVLRGGNGKPNYDSVSVALAEQELKKAGIKANIMIDCSHANSNKDPTLQPLVLDNVTNQILEGNRSIMGLMVESNLGWGSQKILDDHSQMQYGVSVTDACIDWPATEETMTRMAQKLRPVLAERRQD, encoded by the coding sequence ATGTCAGATCAGCAGGTCAGCAACCTCAACGTCTTGTCCCAAGACGTACTGATCACCCCCGAAGCCCTCAAGAACGAGATCCCCCTCAGCGGAATCGCAGAGAGAACGGTGATCGAGGGACGCCAGACCATTCAGAACATACTCGACGGGACCGACCCCCGGCTGCTGGTAGTGATCGGCCCCTGCTCGATCCACGACGTCGATGCTGCCCTGGACTATGCTCGCCGGCTGCGCGACCTGGCCGACAAAGTGCAGGACTCTCTCTATATCGTGATGCGCGTCTATTTCGAGAAGCCACGCACCACGGTAGGCTGGAAGGGACTGATCAACGACCCGCACCTCAACGGCTCGTTTGAGATCGAAGAAGGCCTGCACATCGCACGCAAGCTGCTGGTGGATCTGTCCGAACTCGGCCTGCCGCTGGCCACCGAGGCGCTGGACCCGATCTCGCCCCAGTATCTCCAGGATTGCATCAGCTGGTCGGCGATCGGTGCCCGCACCACCGAATCGCAGACCCACCGCGAGATGTCATCCGGCCTCTCGAGCCCCGTCGGCTTCAAGAACGGCACCGACGGCAGCCTCGACGTAGCGATCAATGCCCTGCAGTCGGTGTCGCACCCGCACAATTTTCTCGGTATCAACCAGAGCGGCCAAGTGGCGATCATCCGGACCCGCGGCAACGCTTACGCCCACGTGGTTCTGCGCGGGGGCAACGGCAAGCCCAACTACGACAGCGTCAGCGTGGCCCTGGCCGAGCAGGAGTTGAAGAAGGCCGGCATCAAGGCCAACATCATGATCGACTGCTCCCACGCCAACTCCAACAAGGATCCGACGCTGCAGCCGCTGGTGCTGGATAACGTCACCAACCAGATCCTCGAAGGCAACCGCTCGATCATGGGACTGATGGTCGAGTCCAATCTCGGCTGGGGCAGCCAGAAGATTCTCGACGACCATAGCCAGATGCAATATGGCGTCTCGGTCACCGATGCCTGCATCGACTGGCCCGCCACCGAGGAGACGATGACGCGAATGGCGCAGAAGCTGCGTCCGGTGCTGGCCGAGCGACGCCAGGACTGA
- a CDS encoding MucB/RseB C-terminal domain-containing protein gives MSGGRFTKRLALLSGAALLAHLSPALAESTTGQAYAERFDCRQLTDWEQPESPLEWFERSLWASHCLEFQARAVRIGIDGVRTLALSRDIEDGVEREVARFLDGPPVFFERHGRIGRMNWSSADEGAPASPVGIARHIDQYYRLSMGRDERIANRSAVRLDIEPLDGMRFGQRLWLDAQTSLPLKRELIDDRGRVVETFQLTELQPPQLHEGDVVLDAYREPPQQSWFPAWLPEGFVDQPIVSDAERQEQTLGHRIYSDGLSTLSLFVEPIEEGRERLIPGLHRLGISLAVVRHVVAEERPLQVVVMGELPPRVLVQVAENLVWREAPE, from the coding sequence ATGTCGGGCGGGCGTTTCACAAAGCGCCTGGCCCTACTCAGCGGTGCTGCGCTCTTGGCCCATTTGTCGCCTGCCTTGGCCGAGTCTACGACAGGGCAGGCCTATGCCGAGCGATTCGACTGTCGCCAATTGACGGATTGGGAGCAGCCCGAATCGCCGCTGGAGTGGTTCGAGCGCAGCCTGTGGGCCAGCCATTGTCTCGAATTCCAGGCGCGTGCCGTTCGTATCGGTATCGATGGTGTGCGTACGCTGGCGCTCTCGCGCGACATCGAGGATGGAGTCGAGCGTGAAGTGGCGCGCTTCCTCGATGGGCCTCCGGTCTTCTTCGAGCGCCACGGGCGGATCGGCCGCATGAACTGGTCCAGTGCCGATGAAGGCGCGCCGGCCTCCCCGGTAGGTATCGCACGACACATCGACCAGTACTACCGACTCTCCATGGGGCGTGACGAGCGTATTGCCAATCGCAGTGCGGTGCGACTCGATATCGAACCGCTCGACGGGATGCGCTTCGGCCAACGCCTGTGGCTCGATGCCCAGACGTCTCTGCCGTTGAAGCGCGAACTGATCGATGACCGCGGGCGCGTCGTGGAGACGTTCCAGCTCACCGAGCTTCAGCCGCCGCAGTTGCATGAAGGGGACGTAGTGCTGGATGCCTACCGGGAACCGCCACAGCAGTCATGGTTTCCGGCCTGGCTGCCCGAAGGCTTCGTTGATCAGCCGATCGTTAGCGATGCCGAGCGGCAGGAGCAAACGCTGGGACACCGCATTTACAGCGATGGCCTCTCGACGCTCAGCCTGTTCGTCGAGCCGATCGAGGAGGGGCGTGAGCGCCTGATTCCCGGATTGCATCGCTTGGGGATCTCGCTCGCCGTGGTTCGCCATGTGGTGGCAGAAGAACGTCCCCTTCAGGTCGTCGTCATGGGTGAGTTGCCCCCGCGGGTACTCGTGCAGGTGGCGGAGAATCTGGTCTGGCGCGAGGCGCCGGAATGA
- a CDS encoding sigma-E factor negative regulatory protein, translating into MSQNARESLSALMDSEGDDLELRRVLKSLEGEPDAVEAWRRYHLMRSLLRRDHDIDVSTDISAGVMARLEAEPAPLVEESRIAPRRSYPFARSAGIAAAVTLMVISGVQFYQGSDFANPVGNAQLADGESRSSSAQLQPSLAAQAGSGGQAMPVGMPLFSPAGSNGQSGVMPVGASFDSPLFMTPNPRQSQRSDQEQARLLQSYLDRHAEGAAYRSGDVWMPLLRGSGNESLGQR; encoded by the coding sequence ATGAGTCAGAATGCACGGGAATCGCTTTCTGCCCTGATGGACAGCGAAGGTGATGATCTCGAGCTGCGCCGGGTGCTGAAGTCGCTCGAGGGCGAGCCGGATGCAGTGGAAGCGTGGCGGCGCTATCACTTGATGCGCAGCCTGCTGCGCAGGGATCATGACATCGATGTCAGTACGGACATTTCGGCCGGGGTCATGGCCAGGCTCGAAGCCGAGCCGGCGCCGCTCGTGGAAGAGTCGCGTATCGCACCGCGCCGCTCCTATCCCTTTGCCCGCAGTGCTGGCATTGCCGCCGCGGTCACCCTGATGGTGATCAGTGGGGTGCAGTTCTATCAGGGCAGCGATTTCGCTAACCCGGTTGGGAATGCCCAACTGGCCGATGGTGAGTCGCGCTCCTCCTCCGCTCAGCTGCAGCCGAGCCTTGCGGCACAGGCAGGGAGCGGTGGCCAGGCGATGCCCGTCGGCATGCCGCTGTTCTCTCCGGCGGGCTCGAACGGACAGTCCGGCGTGATGCCGGTAGGGGCCAGCTTCGATTCCCCCTTGTTCATGACGCCCAATCCCCGTCAGTCACAGCGCTCCGACCAGGAGCAGGCGCGTTTGCTCCAGTCCTATCTCGATCGTCATGCCGAAGGCGCGGCCTATCGCAGCGGCGACGTATGGATGCCCTTGCTGCGCGGTTCCGGTAACGAGTCATTGGGGCAGCGCTGA